Proteins found in one Deltaproteobacteria bacterium genomic segment:
- a CDS encoding DUF3570 domain-containing protein yields MQLTRAAAAAVAAVAIAAAAPAARADGEIAIRGAYYKEKATRVQQPMIDARLDVGDAGQLDAHFLVDVITSASVAAGNDGQPFSEYRYEAGGTYLHRFGDARVGAGVRASTEPDYRSVFVSGRGEFDFADRNTTLAIAAAAGFDRFDNDNTDFDAPFEPRKGAMTTTLGSLTLSQVLSPVAVASLTYDAARIGGDQENLYRQVSVGDALEQAPEAVPNVRWRHAIYASARAFVEPTRSTLIAGYRYYFDTWEIRAHTPEIRLVQDVARDVSVRLRYRYHRQSAAFFYRDIYDRLERYRTDDPKLGA; encoded by the coding sequence ATGCAACTGACGCGCGCGGCGGCCGCGGCCGTCGCAGCCGTCGCGATCGCGGCCGCCGCCCCCGCCGCGCGCGCCGACGGCGAGATCGCCATCCGCGGCGCGTACTACAAGGAAAAGGCGACGCGCGTCCAGCAGCCGATGATCGACGCCCGCCTCGACGTCGGCGACGCCGGACAACTCGACGCCCACTTCCTCGTGGACGTGATCACCTCCGCGTCGGTGGCGGCGGGCAACGACGGCCAGCCGTTTTCGGAGTACCGCTACGAGGCCGGCGGCACATACCTGCACCGCTTCGGCGACGCCCGCGTCGGCGCGGGCGTGCGCGCCAGCACCGAGCCGGACTACCGGTCGGTGTTCGTGAGCGGCCGCGGCGAGTTCGACTTCGCGGACCGCAACACCACGCTGGCGATCGCGGCGGCTGCAGGGTTCGACCGATTCGACAACGACAACACCGATTTCGACGCGCCGTTCGAGCCGCGCAAGGGGGCGATGACGACGACCCTCGGTTCGCTCACACTGTCGCAGGTGCTGTCTCCCGTCGCCGTCGCGTCACTCACCTACGACGCGGCACGGATCGGCGGCGACCAGGAAAACTTGTATCGACAAGTATCGGTGGGAGACGCACTCGAACAAGCGCCCGAAGCCGTCCCGAACGTACGCTGGCGCCACGCCATCTACGCGAGCGCGCGCGCGTTCGTCGAGCCGACCCGGTCGACGCTGATCGCGGGCTACCGCTACTACTTCGACACGTGGGAGATTCGCGCGCATACACCGGAGATTCGGCTCGTGCAAGACGTCGCGCGGGACGTGAGCGTGCGCCTCCGTTACCGCTACCACCGGCAGTCGGCCGCCTTCTTCTACCGCGACATCTACGACCGCCTCGAGCGCTATCGCACCGATGACCCCAAACTCGGCGCG
- a CDS encoding DUF4266 domain-containing protein, whose amino-acid sequence MSRRVALVLAVALGAAAGGCARVKPYQREYLARRSMVADRDPGEVRFEQHARGAREGADGGTGEAGGGCGCN is encoded by the coding sequence ATGTCTCGCCGTGTCGCGCTCGTGTTGGCGGTGGCGCTGGGTGCGGCCGCCGGCGGCTGCGCCCGCGTCAAGCCGTACCAGCGCGAGTACCTCGCGCGCCGGTCGATGGTCGCCGACCGCGACCCCGGCGAGGTGCGTTTCGAGCAGCATGCGCGCGGCGCGCGCGAGGGAGCCGACGGCGGCACCGGCGAAGCCGGCGGAGGGTGCGGATGCAACTGA
- a CDS encoding aminotransferase class I/II-fold pyridoxal phosphate-dependent enzyme translates to MTRFGPVGMLDWARSVPASAECDLAQTAVPPVAWRDLGVDAERLARCGASGDEPQRDLIALLAARHRAPHDAIALVSGNTQAAFCALAPHVGPGDEVIVEAPTYPPLVDLVRALGADAIALPRAASSGFAPDPDDLRERLSPRTAAVVLTDLHNPSGVHLDAARIDALLDVVEGHSRAFLFVDEVYLEFDPSPHPPTAYRPGRRVVVARSVTKAFGLGALRCGWLVGAPDVVARCRAARDYVQGYVSPVLALACAFALATDVERRAAAAARVRDGYARVARGLAAIDGVALVEPHAAAPAVCFPRLHASDATRICDELLARGVAVAPGALFGAPAHVRLACAAAPAAIDAGMAVLAALLRPPAA, encoded by the coding sequence GTGACGCGCTTCGGCCCGGTCGGCATGCTCGACTGGGCGCGGTCGGTCCCGGCCAGCGCCGAGTGCGATCTCGCGCAGACGGCGGTGCCGCCGGTCGCGTGGCGCGACCTCGGCGTCGACGCCGAGCGGCTGGCGCGCTGCGGCGCGTCGGGCGACGAGCCACAGCGCGATCTGATCGCGCTGCTCGCCGCGCGTCACCGCGCGCCGCACGACGCGATCGCGCTCGTGTCCGGCAACACGCAGGCGGCGTTCTGCGCGCTCGCGCCCCACGTCGGACCGGGCGACGAGGTGATCGTGGAGGCGCCCACGTACCCGCCGCTCGTTGACTTGGTGCGCGCCCTCGGCGCCGACGCGATCGCGCTGCCGCGCGCAGCGTCGTCCGGCTTCGCGCCCGATCCGGACGACCTGCGCGAGCGGCTGTCACCTCGGACCGCGGCGGTCGTGCTCACCGATCTGCACAACCCGTCCGGGGTTCACCTCGACGCGGCGCGGATCGACGCGCTCCTCGACGTGGTGGAGGGACACTCCCGCGCGTTTCTGTTCGTCGACGAGGTCTATCTCGAATTCGACCCGTCGCCGCATCCGCCGACGGCATATCGTCCCGGGCGCCGCGTGGTCGTCGCGCGCAGCGTGACGAAGGCGTTCGGGCTCGGCGCGCTGCGCTGCGGATGGCTCGTCGGCGCGCCGGATGTCGTCGCGCGCTGCCGCGCGGCGCGCGACTACGTGCAGGGATACGTGTCGCCGGTGCTCGCGCTGGCGTGCGCATTTGCGCTGGCGACGGATGTGGAGCGGCGGGCGGCGGCGGCGGCACGCGTGCGCGACGGCTACGCCCGGGTCGCGCGGGGCCTCGCCGCGATCGACGGTGTTGCGCTGGTCGAGCCACATGCCGCGGCGCCCGCCGTCTGCTTCCCGCGGCTGCACGCGTCGGACGCGACCCGGATTTGCGACGAGTTGCTCGCGCGCGGGGTCGCGGTCGCGCCGGGGGCACTGTTCGGTGCGCCGGCGCACGTTCGCCTGGCCTGCGCGGCGGCGCCGGCAGCCATCGACGCCGGCATGGCGGTCCTCGCGGCTCTGCTGCGGCCGCCGGCGGCGTGA